In the genome of Arachis stenosperma cultivar V10309 chromosome 2, arast.V10309.gnm1.PFL2, whole genome shotgun sequence, the window AAAAATGATGTAGGAAACGCCATGGGCAGTGAAGAAAGTGAGAACCAAATGTCCAAGCCATATATGGTACTTAATGCAACTCTCAGAGGTGAGGCCTAGAAGTGGAAGCACGGGGGAGGCACGTGACACAGGAAAGAACAAGAATGCCAAGCATACGTTACCAACCAAACCCAATATTAGTCCTGCGTCCTCCAGTTTCAATTCCCATCTGCCACATTAAATAAGATGGAATGAAGTTTGTACGGTTTAAAATAGAGTGATCATAGATTAAGTTATAGTGATGATTTTTATTCGTGACTATTTTTTAGTCACGATTATAAACTATGGTAAAAAAtgttagatgaaaaatattacaattgtgacaaaaaataaatcatgattataaataaaaaaaattataatcatAAATCTGTGATCGCgtcagaaaaaataaaaaatagtaatcATAGATTTATAATCACGCTTTTCATTattatggtcacggttttaaaaCTCTggtcataaataaaaaatattgtagtaaataaaaaagattaatttatgttataagtaattattaatcatttttcttttttcatcttGATTTAATCGAACtgaatatttttaattgaaCAGAATATATGATATATTTCAATATTTAAGTTTGAATTTTCACATGAAATAATTctaaatccaaaaaatatatgttttgaaaataattaagtttatcatgaaattaaagaaatagttttcttttcttttttttttttaaaaagaatgcGACTGTTGTTATCAACCTATGAATTTGTTGtctttgcaatttttttttatattttgccTTATGAGAAAACATTAACACAGGATTTATTTGGaccaaataaaacaaaaatttcagaaagaccaaaactaataataataataatcaaattttagagaaataaaaaaatatttagaccTTCTATATTTAAtgtaaaaataacaataatggtagaAAATAACTAATGAAAATTCTTACACTTTTTCACCAAATTGTGCTGCTGATTTTTGTGTGATTAGAGCAAAGAAATTGTGCAAGTAAGTAGCAAAGGACCAAACTAGGAGTCCAATAAACATTAACAACATTGCTACCTCTGTTCCAGAAACAATTCCAAGAGGCCCTTTTACAATAAATGGACGCTTCCATATTGTTACCTTACCTCCTTTATCATCATTCTTATTGTCACATCTGatggcaaaataaataataaataagtcatagaaaaaaaactaaccattaaaaatataattaaatactaaattcTTATCTTATATAgtgaaactaattttttattctttagcattttcattatattaaaaaaaagaaaaaagaaaaaagatagaGATGACCAAGTAAAAGATTTAAGTGAATTTATTTAGATAAATATTATTGTTGATCATTATTACCTATCCATGTTGGAATCATTTGCTTTTTTGACTATATGGAGGTAGATACACCCAAGAGAAGCTATGAACAATACTGGAAAAGTATAAATCAAAAGTGTTGTACCTGCAATTATATGTAAATAACACCATGCACATGGTGAAAATGCAAACAAATTATATATTCAAGagtgaaataataataataataaaaataataataataataataataataaaatcttatCCCATTAGGTGGGATCGATcgactaataataataaggttTAATTGCTCTATTGGTCTCTATagttttaccaaatttttaattatatcctTATACTTTTTTCCCTTTCAATTGGGTACCTACACcgcttttaattttgtaattacgtcttttttatgttaaaaatgttaaaattaacataatatttttatcaaaatacatgtgatcaaatatttaattaagtttttaattataaatacttTCAATTTGCAAAAAATACTCAGttaactctaatattttttacactaGCTAGGAAGGACTTAATTACAAAACTAAAGCAGTGTAGAGACCcaattgaaaggaaaaaaagtatatggatctaattaaaaatttgataaaactataagaactaacagaataattaaatataataataataatataacaacAAAGTGTTATCCCACTAGGTGGgatcgaataataataataataaaattaccCTGTGAACCAAAATAGGTTGAGGTAGTTGTCTTTGCTCTGAGATGAGGTAACCATGTTTGTCTGAAAGTACTTGTAGGCATCATTATCCAAATGAAAATCCAACCAAGAAGAACAACCAGCACCACAAGCCTTATTGCATATAGAATCATGTCATATTTTACTTGAGAGGGTGACCTTTTCACTATTTTTTGATctcccatttttcttttcttttttcctttttttttatatatattttttagttttaaatatatGTTAACTCAAGAATGTAAAATATGTATGTTTCTTTAATTTGGGGAAAAGATGAGTCTCTCTAATGAGGAGAATCTGAGTGAAAGTTCAAGTGTATATATAGTACAAGAATTAaggttataataataatataatggAATGAACAATAAGTACAAATTAAACTATAGGAATTAATTGGATTGggacagcagaagaaaaaaaataaaaaaataataaaataaaataaaataaaagaaaaaagaaaaaagaagcatGGTTCATGTGTCCCATGAAACAGTGTCTGGAATATGTTATAGAAATTTAGAAATTATCAATGTTGCATCATTGTATCATGCACAAACCATGCATGCATGTGGATCAAAGAGTTGACAATCTTGGATTTGATTATATTTAGAACTAAAtaatttctttctatatttttgtaaactaaaataattgtaattgatttttaatttttatgtcaCCTCCAAATATGATAAGGGAATTAAGTTGGTGAAAACTTTGTGGTTGATAAGGGAAGATTATCCATGCCCGTGCCttactattaaaaaaaacctatttatatatcaaaattaactaccaaaatcaattactatatatttgtgtataaatatatatcttgtttaatttattatagataaagataaaacaaatacttataaaaaatattaaagacaaaattaaaataaattaaatattcggagtatttttaaaaacttttaaaaaatattaaaaaagaatatACTTTAtccaaaatttaattataattgattcaTTATTTTCTGTATCTACATCTTTACTCTTTACTTAATAGTAACAAAAAATGTTTTTGTTATTCAGTGACAGCCTATTGTATTAACATCTTTTCCATTACAAGGAAAAGTCAATCCAAATAAAAagtatgtattttttttattaatttatcatCATAAAATAAGCATGTATATGTATGAACTaacacaataataaaatatatccaTTTATTATTCTAAACGGCATGGTTTATGCTAAATGtaaaactaaaatatactaaatgaTATATATTTTCCATTTGTGAGGACTTAAATCCCTTTTGAATTATTAGTAAAATGCTTTTTAATTAAGTATAAGGTGTTCTAATCGACCCTCATAATAACAATCTGAACTTGCTAATTCCTTTGCCTCTAATATCTAATCTCAAATCTTATACATTTTCAGAAAGACTACGTAGGATGGTCATGAACCTTGCCTCTATTAAAATTCTCTGATGTGTACTTCACCTTCATTCCACGAATAAatgttttatatataatattttggtttttttagACTTTTCTTTCGCTCATATGAACAAGTAATCACATTAATACCGCATGATTAACCAATTCTTGGGGGGGGAAGGTCAACCTTAAAGCGTGCATCTCTATATATCTCATGTTAGTTCTGAACAAAATGATTCTATaaataaacttttattttatagaattaaagaaaaaaaattaaataatcttttagaaattaaaatttatgatatATAAAACACTTGGAAGTACGGTACAATATGATACGATATGAAATATGTGGacagattaaattttttagaataaatattCAAGTTGATTTCTGTAGAATTTTAGATCAGATACATTGtttatcaataaatttttagtGTTAAATATCTTTGAGAACTACTTTCGTGAGATAGATTGATCGTAGCATCGTTTAAAAAGAGGACTAATTTATTTTAGAGTATATCTTTTGAGAACCTAATtgtattataataaaatttgttaagaatttatttgtctaacatgtatataaaaaaattaatttatttgatcAAGTGAAAGTTAGTTATAACGATAGTTAGGTTCTAGCTAGATATAGAAAGGGTATCTGCCAGCTGTCATTAACTAATACTTAGTTGCTAATTAACTAGCTTAAGCTCTAACCAATTCTTTTCAGCTCACATTtactctaaaaaattaaatatatatgttgTTTGGTTcattttcaatgtgtattttatattttaatatatatttcatACGAATGACTAATTTTTTGTGTATATGTAgtatgattaaattattttagGTTCAAACAATCATATATAAATTCTCTCTTCCTTACAAGTATTTTATGTTTCAGAGACTGATCAAAGGAAATTTGGGGTTCCTTATTTAGGAAAGAAAAATAGGTCACAAGAAGATTTTTGTTCACAAATTCAGCTATTACCACACTCAAAGCTCAAGTACTGGCGAAATCTTCATTAGATCCATTGAAGAATCATCCTACACCTGTCCAATAGTTTCTGCATTTTTGTGGAAGTGTTTCATGGCCGCGAAGAAAACTCAATTTGGAACTCAAAGGCCTTCTATGGTGACTCATTCGGTGAATCTTCGCCGAAGAATGGACGAATCTCTACGTCCTGAGAATTCTATAGGGAATTTTCTATGCTTCACACCAGCAGAACACGAGTGAACACGAGTTGAGTTTGGATGAGTTGGTGAGTGAATTGAAGAACTCAATCCATGAAGTTGATAAGGATTTTATTGCAAGATTGCAAAGTGACTAAGAGGAAAGTTCAATTATAGAAGATGTTCTTAGGAATTTTGGCAGTAAAACAAGGGAACTTTGGATTCTATGATGCAGATTTTGGGTGGAAAAAACCTATGTGGGTGAGTCCTATTGGTTTGACAAGTACTTATGTATTTACGAATATGATAATATTGGTTGATATTAGGTTTAAAGATGGTATAAAAGCTTGGGTTTCCATGGATGAGAAGAAAATGAAGCATTTGGAGTTATTCACTGAATTGCTCAGTTATGCAACTCTTGATCAAAGTCCTTGTGAATgttataataagaataataatactACTGTATTGTTTCTCTGTTTAAAAGTTCTACTAGCAAAGCATTTTGTGTGTTCATGCAAATAAGAAGAGGGTTTAATAATGTCCTATACATAGTCAAAAGAGCTTGTAATTTCCATGGTATCCGaattccaacacaaaggaaatGAAATATATTGATCTGCATATGTTTCACTGCAAAATGAACTAATATTAACAGCTACAAAACTACACTATCATAACCACTACCAACAATACTACCCTGCCACTAATCAACTAATAATTCCACTAATTTTTGGTGTAGTAGATATATAATGAAAGTTACAAATTCAATGGGGATTAACCCACTTTACCACTTTACCCATCTTCTCACATTAGAGGATCTTCTTCCAAACAGTGACATTTGAAAAGGAGGTGGGAAGCTAAGTATGAAAAGATAGATGCCCAAGTTTTTTCAATAAGATTAATAATATTCAAGGACTTGACCAACACTACAATCAAACTTCTTGTAATAGATAAAGCTCTTATGCTACATATACTCCTTAAAACTTTAAGGAAATAAATTTATACTATTGCAAACAGCTATAACTTTTCATCTAATAGGTAGCGCTTAATCCAAAACTTGTGAAGTTTGTATCTAAGCAAGAAATGATGCTTTAAAACTCGAAAAGCTAGAAAAGTTACCATTAATTTAGATTCTTGAGTTCATAAAGAAGTTCAAAGTTGGAGCTTTAATCTCTACCAAGGCAAAATTTGATCCATGCCAATAAAGTATTAACAATTCAAATATTACCACTGAATACATAAGTTACATGCCTATATTCGAAATCATAACAATTTTGATAATAGAATGAAACCTGCAATATTACACAGCATATTGAACAAAGGTTTGATATTCACACCTAGTACCTAGTAATACAGGAACTATAAATTATTGTTGATATTGCAAAAAGTTTCTTTACCTTCTGATTAAGTCTTAATTTCATTGTCTTCGGAAACATTCATAGGCAACCTTGACCATGGCACATAGTTCCTGGAATCAATAATCTTCCTACGAACCACAATGAAGATGCTCAACAAAATGCAGATAGCAGCTATAAAAGTAAGCAAAATGCTTTCATTTCCACTTGTCCAGTTCTTGAGAACAAAACCAGCACAAACTTCGCCATCAAGACTATTGTGAGAATTGTTCATCTTCATAACCTCAACTCCATTTAAGATAGCATCATAGACATATGGAATGCTGTTATTTGAAGGGCCAATGGCCACGCTCAAGGTTTCGATTCCATTTCCATCCACGATAAAGTCGGCATAAAATGGTGAAGCCAATGAACCAGTGATTGACGATAGATCCAAATCTTGCAATGCTAGGTAACCATTGACATAAACATTGAAATAGAGCAAACCAAGTTGAATACTAGCAATGTCACAGAAATGCAACCTCACAAGGTACTTATAACCTCCAATTATTGGAAACTCCCATGTCACATTAACATTAGGAACAGAATCATTGTTACTCTTGATCAACCTTGCACTATTGTACATATTATCTGGTCCAACTTCGCGGCTAGCTCCTCCAGCATGGTACTTGATCCTACCACCAAAGTAAAGCCTTTCAGATCCAAAACTCGATCTCAAGAACtcgttatcaggaatccaagtcCTCCACAATGAATCATTGAACGATGTAATCTTAGGACCCCCAACAGTGACCCTATACACAACTTCAAGAGCTTGGTTGCTTAATCCATTGAAATTCTCAATACCCTTTGAACTAAGGTATGTTGCAGTTTCAGGAACAAGGTCCTTTGGTGCAGAAATCACCTCAATTGCATTCACGAACGCCAATCTGGAATCTTTAGTTGGAACAAAATGAATCACTAGGTGCTCCTCATTGAGGACTTTTATCAAATACTCGGTGATCATTGGCTTTTCACTACTAATCACTCTTCTAGAGTTGCTTAAAACAACAAAACCATTAACCAAGACGTGAAATTGAGCTTGACCCAGATCATATCTTGTTGAATTGAATGCGCAAAAGTGAAGACGTACCATGTGTGTGCCTTGTTCCTTGATGGGGAAAACGTACTTTGTTGGTTTGTTGAAAACCATGGCTGTACGGTAGATTGAGGGCAAGTCGGGAAAATTGCCTTTGTTTCTGAGTGGGAAAGCTCCGTTTGATGATGATGGTAGAGGGGAGTGGTGGTTTCCGGAAAGATCTCCGGAGAACCGACGGAAGTCAACGGCGGTGGTTGACTCGGAGGAGCCGCAGTTGATGAGGTAGTTGTCTATGGGGGAGAACATGTGTGAGAGAACGGAGAGAGTTGAGCAAGAGaggtggaagaagaagaagaaggagaggacGCGCGTGTGGTGGCGCGTGAGGGCCATGATGCAGCTGAAAAGGATGAAAATGAAACAGAAGAAGTTGAAGAATGAATGAACAATGAAGGGAATGAGTTGTGTTTTGATtggaagagaaagagagagagagaatgagtcAGTGAAAGTGAAGAGCGCGTTGGAGTTGGGACCCACGCGCGATGTGCGTGTCTGATAAGAACCTCTTCTCTCCAGAGACAatagatgctgttagattcgcTTAACAGCTCTGTAACTTATGTCATAGGTTGTCTGTGTGGTTTGCTAACTTTGCTTCAGTTGTTTAATAACTGAGAATCTGAGATAGATTCATGTTGAAAATGTCTTAACAGGAGGATTGAGGCATTGATGGGTTTATCTGTTACTAGTTACTACTTTAAGTTCATAAGATCCGTGATTTTAAGGAAAAAtttaattgtttattttatttcttaatttattgaaaaactaatatcaaattacctaattaattttttattaatattaaatgttataaaaagtacagaaattatttttaatatggaaaGAGAATTGGTGTTTTGGTTGAATATTGATATTTGAAGTGTGTTACAGTGTTGTGGAAATTATTCAACACGCCCCCACATATTGGCTAAGATACTGCCACGTGTTCAACACGCCGCCATGTATTGGCCAACACGCCCCTACGTGTTGGCTAAGATGCTACCACGTGTTGCACCACGCCCTCACGTGTTGACTTCCCACAAAAAAAATCCACCCATCAGAAATTACACCAACAACAaaaacaccaatatttttttcatacaaaaaaaattagcctaaaAAGTAAATGTTTTTTTGTTAGAGTAATGATTGAAATTAGTGGTAAGTAATTTTTCATTGCAAAAAACTTTAGTCctcaataaatattttttatcaaataattttttaaattcttgttTTGTTAGATAAATCATTGtctatataaattttattaaataacaGATTATTTAAACACTAATTAGGGACCAAATAATTTAGCTTAAACTTAATAATAGTTAAAGGCAAAGCTCGCCGTTCTTCTTAATAAATGTGGTTAATTTAGTAGGTATGAAACTTAAAAATTCTTCTTCCGTGCCGAACATGCATTATTGCTAATTCCGCAATACCATATTAGATCACAGAAAAGATTTCATGGTGTTTcacataaatttattataaacgTGATTTACCATTGAACATATAGTTTAGCTTACAAGAATTTGTACCtatacaattaattaattattttaggtTCAAATTTTACATACAGAAGACGTGTTAAAATTGAACACAAAAAATTTACTAGTAAACTATGGTAATGTTAGAAAGataataacataaaattattttatttaacttaataTGCATAATTTTATACGTATactatttataataatatatttattatatttaatattatttaactattttaacaaaaataaaaaatataaaattaaataaatttaaactaatttatactttttttattatttttcaaatatttttaagtaaGTTAATAATTTTACCTGACttgaataaaattatttttaataagaagATACATAGACGAATAAccaatttgatttaatttagtGGTCAACTTGAATTGATTAAGTGGTTAATTTACTCATTTACTTTAATAAGTGTgacaaattagtttttatatcgtatatataaaaaaaagaaaaagtatgaggagtcaatgaaatatttatacaatgtgtataatgaATGTTTATGaagagtattagagatataacaaAAGAATGAGGACATGTATGCTTTAAATATATGATCACTTGATCATAAGTTCTTCTAGAAAGTAAAGGAGTCTAATGCTGTGTATATAAAGACATATCAACGAGATTAAAATGCACAACTACAATATAACTTTCCTTCTCAATCTCTTCATAAGCTATATAAAACTCATTATTTTAGCTAAACAATGGAAGAAGTAAAAATTGAAATCATTTCTAAAGAAAAGATTAAACCCTCTTCTTCTACACCTTCTCACCTAAAAACCTTCAAACACTCTTTTTTAGATCAACTTGCTCCTTTTCCTTATGCAAAAGTCATCCTATTCTACACCTCACAAAATCTCTCTGGATTCCCTAAGAGATTAGAGTTACTTAAACAATCATTATCTGAAACACTAACACAATTCTACCCTCTTGCTGGAAAAATCAAAGATGATTTATCCATTGATTGCAATGATGAAGGTGCAAACTTTGTAGTAGCCAAAGTGAATTGTCCTATTTCAAAGTTTCTAAAGAAGCCTGATTTGAATACACTGAACAAGTTTCTTCCAACTACTCCATACTACGAAGAAACAAAGATAGGAGATCATGTGACTAATATTCAAGTTAATGTGTTTGATTGTGGTGGAATTGCAATTGGATTTTGCATTTCTCATAAGATCATTGATGGTGATTCACTTGACACTTTCCTGAAGGTGTGGACAGAAAAAGCCGGCTGCAACTACAATTCAGAACTGTTGACAAAACCAAACTTTGCTACAAGGTCACTATTCCCTACAAGTACTTTACATTTCAGagacttgtcaagaaaaacATGGGGTTCCATTTTTAGGAAAGAAAAATGGATCACAAGGAGGTTTTTGTTCAAAAATTCAGCTATTGCCACCCTCAAGACTCAAATAGTGGCAAAATCTTCATCCAACCCATTGAAGAATCATCCTAATACTCCTACACGTGTTCAGATAGTTTCTGCATTGTTCTGGAAGTATTTCATGGCTGCATCAAAGGATCAATTTGGAACTCAGAGGCCTTCTATTCTGCTGAATACGATGAATCTTCGCCGAAGAATGGCAGAGTCTCTACATCCTAAAAATTCTATAGGGAATTTTCTGTGGTTGACAATTTCAGAACACAAGAGTGGGCATGAGTTGAATTTGAATGAGTTGGTGAGTAAAGTGAAGAAGTCAATTGAAGAAATTGATAAGGATTTTGTTGCAAGGTTGCAAAGTGAAGAGGAAAGGAGATCAATCATAGAAAATATTCTTAGGAAAATGAGTTTGTCTAATAATAAGGGTGATGAGGCATTGGAAGGATTAAATATTAATAGTTGGTGTAACTTTGGATACTATGATGCTGATTTTGGATGGGGAAAACCTATGTGGGTGAGTAGTGTTGGTATACAAGGTAATTCAGTTGTGTTAGGGGATAAAATAACCTTGGTTGATACAAAGTTCAAAGATGGAATAGAGGCTTGGGTTACCTTGGATGAGGAGAAAATGAAGTATTTCATCTCAAGCACTGAATTACTCACTTATGCAACTCTTGATCCAAGTCCTTTGGCAATGTCTAACTCAAGGTTATAGGCTTGAATCTATTCATTTTCCTTTTTATCATTAGTCACATCTTATTCATAATAGAAGAGAATGAATTGACTAATAAAATTAGGTGAAAACTGAAGTGAAgttgacttcacgtgaagttgatatctgagagctgttagatgaaaatttagtcaaatcagtcaaatcatctaacggttCTCAGATATCAATTTCACGTAAAGTCAATTGCATATGAGTTTCCACCAATATAGTgtgtttaatttcatgttttagtCAAAACTTCTTGTAATTCTCACAATAAGGTGGGGTAatgattattatttattaagcTCCATCTATTATAtagtaaagaaaaatgaatctATTTGATGCTTTTAAGTagtctttttgctttggattgTAAGTTCTTCATATTTCGGATGTTttgagattttgaatttttctcttttttttaaattgatgtTAAAGAAAAAGTGAATATAAGAAGTTTGTGTTCATGCAATTAAGAAGAGAGGTTAATAACGTGTTCTATAGATATTAGTCAAAAGAGCTTATAATTCCCATAGTATTTGAACTCCGAGACAAAGGAGATGAAATATAATGTGTATATTGATATGTACATGTTTATTTCATGCAAATGAATTAATATTAACAACTAGAAAATTACAGTATTATTACCACTACCATTAATACTACCCTGCCACTTGGTAAGTACGAAAAAGATAGGTGTCCAAgttttttcaatcaaaatttAAGTTAAGTGATTAATAATATAGAAGTTTACTCTCTAATAACCAGTTTAATTAAAACTTGACTACATACATACGTGTATCCGTAACAGGATTCAGCTACATGAGGCTAAGTTGGACTATTCTGATGTTTGTATTATAACTCTCTGAACAAATTAAAGCTGTGTATTCTTTTAGAGAGTGAGATATCCAATTGGGGATGTCAATGAGGCGGGGCGGGGAATGCTTCCTTACTTCTTATCTTTGTCTCCACTTCCAATTCGTCTCTagatttattttttgttctgGTTTTGATTTTCGCTATAAGAAGATTATTGtctccatttttattttttgcattttcatATTTTCTGTAGGATTTTATTCTCTATCTCtctatattaaatatttatatagaaattattgcttataaaaaatttgtataagtctattaatatatcaaattcgtttaattattctatacatttgtttaatagaattttatacGTATGTATTAACTTAATTTATGCCGCCACGACATTTTTCGTTAATATGTACTTATTTAACTAATACACATTTTCTCAATATGTTACTTGAAATTAAAacattcaataaaataattaataatctaattatcAAACTTTAACTTAATAATCTAATTATCAAACTTggataattaataattaaattaataaattaagaaaTGTGTGACCAATAAATTAACCCTAACGGTTGGAAAACATTTATCCCAATAtttaaactctaaattaataATGATGTAGTTAACAacttaattactaaaaaatcaTGACCACATTCCTAGAATTATTAGTTACTGACTTGTTCCTAATGATACAAATCAGTGGCGGAGCTTGAAACAAAATTTCGGGGGGCCAAATATATGATAATTGTCAAGATACTTTTTATATGGACCCATTTAAGATAAGCTCGTCTAACATCGGTCTCTCTGATTTGGGTGATATTGTCAAATTTAAAGCTGTTTTCCAGGATCTCGTTCCAAAAAATTAAGGTCAAAATCA includes:
- the LOC130961297 gene encoding probable receptor-like protein kinase At5g24010; this encodes MALTRHHTRVLSFFFFFHLSCSTLSVLSHMFSPIDNYLINCGSSESTTAVDFRRFSGDLSGNHHSPLPSSSNGAFPLRNKGNFPDLPSIYRTAMVFNKPTKYVFPIKEQGTHMVRLHFCAFNSTRYDLGQAQFHVLVNGFVVLSNSRRVISSEKPMITEYLIKVLNEEHLVIHFVPTKDSRLAFVNAIEVISAPKDLVPETATYLSSKGIENFNGLSNQALEVVYRVTVGGPKITSFNDSLWRTWIPDNEFLRSSFGSERLYFGGRIKYHAGGASREVGPDNMYNSARLIKSNNDSVPNVNVTWEFPIIGGYKYLVRLHFCDIASIQLGLLYFNVYVNGYLALQDLDLSSITGSLASPFYADFIVDGNGIETLSVAIGPSNNSIPYVYDAILNGVEVMKMNNSHNSLDGEVCAGFVLKNWTSGNESILLTFIAAICILLSIFIVVRRKIIDSRNYVPWSRLPMNVSEDNEIKT
- the LOC130961190 gene encoding stemmadenine O-acetyltransferase-like, whose protein sequence is MEEVKIEIISKEKIKPSSSTPSHLKTFKHSFLDQLAPFPYAKVILFYTSQNLSGFPKRLELLKQSLSETLTQFYPLAGKIKDDLSIDCNDEGANFVVAKVNCPISKFLKKPDLNTLNKFLPTTPYYEETKIGDHVTNIQVNVFDCGGIAIGFCISHKIIDGDSLDTFLKVWTEKAGCNYNSELLTKPNFATRSLFPTSTLHFRDLSRKTWGSIFRKEKWITRRFLFKNSAIATLKTQIVAKSSSNPLKNHPNTPTRVQIVSALFWKYFMAASKDQFGTQRPSILLNTMNLRRRMAESLHPKNSIGNFLWLTISEHKSGHELNLNELVSKVKKSIEEIDKDFVARLQSEEERRSIIENILRKMSLSNNKGDEALEGLNINSWCNFGYYDADFGWGKPMWVSSVGIQGNSVVLGDKITLVDTKFKDGIEAWVTLDEEKMKYFISSTELLTYATLDPSPLAMSNSRL